Proteins found in one Vigna radiata var. radiata cultivar VC1973A unplaced genomic scaffold, Vradiata_ver6 scaffold_305, whole genome shotgun sequence genomic segment:
- the LOC106754935 gene encoding pentatricopeptide repeat-containing protein At4g13650 isoform X2 has protein sequence MFTSPLSXRSFFFQYPXSSFARKCKFSHQIFPKPFYKDYKLLCQNVSFVAFSNAALSYNHSSNEGDANGIDFLHLMEERVVRANCQTYLWLLDGCLSSGSLTDGWKLHAKILKLGFCAEVVLCEHLMDLYIALGDLDGTIKTFDEMPVRSLSCWNKVLHSFVAGKMTDRVLCLFRLMVRENVKPDERSYAGVLRACGGGDVPFYYVEQIHAMSISHGYENSLLVSNPLMDLYFKNGFLNSAKKVFESLQKRDSVSWVAMISGLSQSGCEEEAILQFCQMHKLGVYPTPYVFSSVLSACNKIKLFKLGEQLHGLVLKQGFSSETYVCNALVTLYSRLGNFISAEQVFNAMSQRDEVSYNSLISGLAQQGYSYRALGLFKKMRLDCLKPDCVTIASLLSACSSVGDLLVGKQFHSYAIKAGMSSDIIFEGSLLDLYVKCSEVKTAHEFFLSTETENVVLWNVMLVAYGQIDNLNESFKIFTQMQMEALKILRRLKEKDVVSWTAMIAGYAQHEKFAEALNLFKEMQDEGIQSDNIGFASAISACAGILALNQGQQIHAQACVCGYSDDISVGNALVGLYARCGKVRQAYLTFDKIFAKDNISWNSLISGFAQSGHCEDALSVFSQMNKAALEMNSFTFGSAVSAAANVANIKLGKQIHAMILKTGYDSETEVSNVLITIYAKCGTIEDAKRQFFEMPEKNEISWNAMLTGYSQHGHGFEALSLFEDMKQLGVLPNHVTFVGVLSACSHVGLVDEGISYFQSMSEVHGLVPKPEHYACVVDLLGRSGLLSRARRFVEEMPIQPDAMVWRTLLSACILHKNIDIGEFAASHLLELEAEDSATYVLLSNMYAVTGKWGCRDRTRQMMKDRGVKKEPGRSWMEVNNSIHAFFAGDQKHPHVDEIYEYLSYLNEKAAEKGYIPQTNSLLNDVERRKKGPTQIIHSEKLAISFGLLSLSSSSPIHVFKNLRVCGDCHNWIKYVSKISDRVIVVRDSYRFHHFKDGICSCKDYW, from the exons ATGTTTACTTCTCCCCTCTCTNTGCGTTCCTTCTTTTTCCAATACCCCANGTCTTCTTTTGCACGCAAATGCAAATTCTCACATCAAATTTTTCCCAAACCCTTTTACAAAGATTACAAG TTACTGTGTCAAAATGTGAGTTTTGTTGCTTTCAGCAACGCTGCCTTAAGCTATAATCACAGCAGCAACGAAGGGGATGCAAATGGAATTGATTTCTTGCACCTCATGGAAGAACGTGTGGTTCGTGCGAATTGCCAGACCTATTTGTGGCTTTTAGACGGGTGTTTGAGTTCTGGGTCGTTAACTGATGGTTGGAAGCTTCATGCTAAGATTCTGAAGTTGGGTTTTTGCGCAGAAGTAGTTTTGTGTGAACATCTTATGGACTTGTACATTGCCCTTGGTGATTTGGATGGCACAATCAAGACGTTTGATGAAATGCCTGTTAGATCCTTGTCTTGTTGGAATAAGGTTCTGCATAGCTTTGTTGCTGGGAAGATGACGGATCGTGTTCTTTGTTTGTTTAGGCTAATGGTGAGGGAAAATGTGAAGCCTGATGAGAGAAGTTATGCTGGGGTTTTGAGGGCTTGTGGAGGTGGTGATGTCCCTTTCTACTATGTGGAACAGATACATGCAATGAGTATATCCCATGGTTATGAAAATAGTTTGTTGGTATCTAATCCTCTGATggatttatatttcaaaaatgggTTTTTGAATTCGGCTAAGAAGGTTTTTGAAAGTTTACAGAAGAGGGACAGTGTTTCTTGGGTAGCTATGATATCTGGTTTATCGCAAAGTGGCTGTGAAGAAGAGGCGATTCTTCAATTTTGTCAGATGCACAAACTGGGAGTCTATCCTACCCCTTACGTATTTTCAAGTGTTCTGAGCGCctgtaataaaataaagctaTTTAAGCTTGGAGAGCAGCTCCATGGGCTTGTTCTCAAGCAGGGATTCTCTTCTGAAACTTATGTTTGCAATGCCCTTGTGACATTATATTCACGTTTGGGGAACTTCATATCTGCTGAGCAGGTTTTTAATGCAATGTCGCAGAGGGATGAAGTTTCATATAATTCACTCATTTCAGGTTTGGCTCAACAAGGATATAGTTACAGAGCTTTaggtttgtttaaaaaaatgcGTCTTGATTGCCTAAAGCCTGACTGTGTTACAATTGCAAGTCTTTTGAGTGCCTGTTCATCCGTCGGGGATCTTCTGGTAGGAAAGCAATTTCACTCGTATGCTATAAAAGCTGGGATGTCTTCAGATATTATCTTTGAAGGCTCACTGCTTGATCTTTATGTAAAGTGCTCGGAAGTAAAAACTGCCCAcgaatttttcctttcaactgAAACTGAAAACGTGGTGTTGTGGAATGTGATGCTCGTGGCTTATGGCCAGATAGACAATCTAAatgaatcatttaaaatatttacacagaTGCAGATGGAAG CGCTGAAAATTCTTagaagattaaaagaaaaagatgttgttTCCTGGACAGCCATGATTGCTGGGTACGCACAACACGAAAAGTTTGCTGAGGCTCTTAACCTCTTTAAAGAAATGCAAGATGAAGGGATACAATCTGACAATATAGGATTTGCAAGTGCAATTAGTGCATGTGCAGGTATCCTTGCACTTAATCAGGGACAGCAAATTCATGCTCAAGCATGTGTCTGTGGTTATTCGGATGATATTTCAGTTGGTAATGCACTTGTTGGTCTTTATGCTAGGTGTGGGAAAGTACGACAAGCATACCttacttttgataaaatatttgctAAAGATAATATATCATGGAACTCGTTGATATCTGGTTTTGCACAAAGTGGACATTGTGAGGATGCATTGAGTGTATTTTCTCAAATGAATAAAGCTGCACTAGAAATGAATTCATTCACATTTGGCTCTGCAGTTAGTGCTGCTGCGAATGTTGCTAACATTAAACTAGGGAAGCAGATTCATGCCATGATTTTAAAAACTGGCTATGATTCAGAAACAGAAGTTTCTAATGTTTTGATCACTATATATGCAAAATGTGGTACCATTGAAGATGCTAAGAGACAGTTTTTTGAAATGCCTGAGAAAAATGAGATTTCTTGGAATGCTATGCTTACTGGTTATTCTCAACATGGTCATGGATTTGAAGCATTAAGCCTTTTTGAGGATATGAAGCAGCTTGGTGTATTGCCAAATCATGTCACCTTCGTGGGAGTCTTATCAGCATGTAGCCATGTTGGTTTGGTTGATGAAGGAATTAGCTATTTTCAATCAATGAGTGAAGTTCATGGTTTGGTGCCAAAACCTGAACATTATGCATGTGTTGTAGATCTTCTTGGGCGGTCTGGTCTTTTAAGCCGTGCAAGGAGATTTGTTGAGGAGATGCCAATTCAACCTGATGCAATGGTGTGGAGGACCCTTCTAAGTGCATGTATTCTTCATAAGAATATTGATATTGGAGAGTTTGCGGCAAGTCATCTTCTGGAACTGGAAGCTGAAGATTCAGCAACCTATGTTTTACTTTCAAATATGTATGCAGTGACTGGGAAATGGGGTTGTAGGGACCGGACACGGCAAATGATGAAAGATAGAGGTGTGAAAAAAGAGCCTGGTCGTAGCTGGATGGAGGTTAATAATTCAATTCATGCATTTTTTGCTGGTGACCAGAAGCACCCTCATGTTGATGAAATATATGAATATCTCAGCTATTTGAATGAAAAGGCAGCTGAAAAGGGCTACATTCCACAGACCAATAGTCTTTTGAATGATGTAGAACGACGTAAGAAAGGCCCAACACAAATTATTCACAGTGAGAAACTGGcaatttcttttggtttgcTTAGTTTGTCTAGCTCTAGTCCTATCCACGTTTTCAAAAACCTTCGTGTTTGTGGTGATTGCCATAATTGGATTAAGTATGTCTCTAAGATTTCAGATCGAGTGATTGTGGTGAGAGATTCCTATCGCTTTCATCATTTTAAGGATGGTATTTGTTCGTGTAAAGACTACTGGTAA
- the LOC106754935 gene encoding pentatricopeptide repeat-containing protein At4g13650 isoform X1 gives MFTSPLSXRSFFFQYPXSSFARKCKFSHQIFPKPFYKDYKLLCQNVSFVAFSNAALSYNHSSNEGDANGIDFLHLMEERVVRANCQTYLWLLDGCLSSGSLTDGWKLHAKILKLGFCAEVVLCEHLMDLYIALGDLDGTIKTFDEMPVRSLSCWNKVLHSFVAGKMTDRVLCLFRLMVRENVKPDERSYAGVLRACGGGDVPFYYVEQIHAMSISHGYENSLLVSNPLMDLYFKNGFLNSAKKVFESLQKRDSVSWVAMISGLSQSGCEEEAILQFCQMHKLGVYPTPYVFSSVLSACNKIKLFKLGEQLHGLVLKQGFSSETYVCNALVTLYSRLGNFISAEQVFNAMSQRDEVSYNSLISGLAQQGYSYRALGLFKKMRLDCLKPDCVTIASLLSACSSVGDLLVGKQFHSYAIKAGMSSDIIFEGSLLDLYVKCSEVKTAHEFFLSTETENVVLWNVMLVAYGQIDNLNESFKIFTQMQMEGIVPNEFTYPSILRTCTSLKALDLGEQIHTQVLKTGFQFNVYVSSVLIDMYAKLGNLYTALKILRRLKEKDVVSWTAMIAGYAQHEKFAEALNLFKEMQDEGIQSDNIGFASAISACAGILALNQGQQIHAQACVCGYSDDISVGNALVGLYARCGKVRQAYLTFDKIFAKDNISWNSLISGFAQSGHCEDALSVFSQMNKAALEMNSFTFGSAVSAAANVANIKLGKQIHAMILKTGYDSETEVSNVLITIYAKCGTIEDAKRQFFEMPEKNEISWNAMLTGYSQHGHGFEALSLFEDMKQLGVLPNHVTFVGVLSACSHVGLVDEGISYFQSMSEVHGLVPKPEHYACVVDLLGRSGLLSRARRFVEEMPIQPDAMVWRTLLSACILHKNIDIGEFAASHLLELEAEDSATYVLLSNMYAVTGKWGCRDRTRQMMKDRGVKKEPGRSWMEVNNSIHAFFAGDQKHPHVDEIYEYLSYLNEKAAEKGYIPQTNSLLNDVERRKKGPTQIIHSEKLAISFGLLSLSSSSPIHVFKNLRVCGDCHNWIKYVSKISDRVIVVRDSYRFHHFKDGICSCKDYW, from the exons ATGTTTACTTCTCCCCTCTCTNTGCGTTCCTTCTTTTTCCAATACCCCANGTCTTCTTTTGCACGCAAATGCAAATTCTCACATCAAATTTTTCCCAAACCCTTTTACAAAGATTACAAG TTACTGTGTCAAAATGTGAGTTTTGTTGCTTTCAGCAACGCTGCCTTAAGCTATAATCACAGCAGCAACGAAGGGGATGCAAATGGAATTGATTTCTTGCACCTCATGGAAGAACGTGTGGTTCGTGCGAATTGCCAGACCTATTTGTGGCTTTTAGACGGGTGTTTGAGTTCTGGGTCGTTAACTGATGGTTGGAAGCTTCATGCTAAGATTCTGAAGTTGGGTTTTTGCGCAGAAGTAGTTTTGTGTGAACATCTTATGGACTTGTACATTGCCCTTGGTGATTTGGATGGCACAATCAAGACGTTTGATGAAATGCCTGTTAGATCCTTGTCTTGTTGGAATAAGGTTCTGCATAGCTTTGTTGCTGGGAAGATGACGGATCGTGTTCTTTGTTTGTTTAGGCTAATGGTGAGGGAAAATGTGAAGCCTGATGAGAGAAGTTATGCTGGGGTTTTGAGGGCTTGTGGAGGTGGTGATGTCCCTTTCTACTATGTGGAACAGATACATGCAATGAGTATATCCCATGGTTATGAAAATAGTTTGTTGGTATCTAATCCTCTGATggatttatatttcaaaaatgggTTTTTGAATTCGGCTAAGAAGGTTTTTGAAAGTTTACAGAAGAGGGACAGTGTTTCTTGGGTAGCTATGATATCTGGTTTATCGCAAAGTGGCTGTGAAGAAGAGGCGATTCTTCAATTTTGTCAGATGCACAAACTGGGAGTCTATCCTACCCCTTACGTATTTTCAAGTGTTCTGAGCGCctgtaataaaataaagctaTTTAAGCTTGGAGAGCAGCTCCATGGGCTTGTTCTCAAGCAGGGATTCTCTTCTGAAACTTATGTTTGCAATGCCCTTGTGACATTATATTCACGTTTGGGGAACTTCATATCTGCTGAGCAGGTTTTTAATGCAATGTCGCAGAGGGATGAAGTTTCATATAATTCACTCATTTCAGGTTTGGCTCAACAAGGATATAGTTACAGAGCTTTaggtttgtttaaaaaaatgcGTCTTGATTGCCTAAAGCCTGACTGTGTTACAATTGCAAGTCTTTTGAGTGCCTGTTCATCCGTCGGGGATCTTCTGGTAGGAAAGCAATTTCACTCGTATGCTATAAAAGCTGGGATGTCTTCAGATATTATCTTTGAAGGCTCACTGCTTGATCTTTATGTAAAGTGCTCGGAAGTAAAAACTGCCCAcgaatttttcctttcaactgAAACTGAAAACGTGGTGTTGTGGAATGTGATGCTCGTGGCTTATGGCCAGATAGACAATCTAAatgaatcatttaaaatatttacacagaTGCAGATGGAAGGTATTGTACCAAATGAATTCACCTATCCAAGTATTTTGAGAACTTGTACTTCTTTGAAGGCTCTTGATTTAGGAGAACAAATTCATACTCAAGTCCTGAAAACTGGCTTTCAGTTTAATGTGTATGTCTCTAGTGTGCTTATTGATATGTATGCTAAACTTGGAAATTTGTATACAGCGCTGAAAATTCTTagaagattaaaagaaaaagatgttgttTCCTGGACAGCCATGATTGCTGGGTACGCACAACACGAAAAGTTTGCTGAGGCTCTTAACCTCTTTAAAGAAATGCAAGATGAAGGGATACAATCTGACAATATAGGATTTGCAAGTGCAATTAGTGCATGTGCAGGTATCCTTGCACTTAATCAGGGACAGCAAATTCATGCTCAAGCATGTGTCTGTGGTTATTCGGATGATATTTCAGTTGGTAATGCACTTGTTGGTCTTTATGCTAGGTGTGGGAAAGTACGACAAGCATACCttacttttgataaaatatttgctAAAGATAATATATCATGGAACTCGTTGATATCTGGTTTTGCACAAAGTGGACATTGTGAGGATGCATTGAGTGTATTTTCTCAAATGAATAAAGCTGCACTAGAAATGAATTCATTCACATTTGGCTCTGCAGTTAGTGCTGCTGCGAATGTTGCTAACATTAAACTAGGGAAGCAGATTCATGCCATGATTTTAAAAACTGGCTATGATTCAGAAACAGAAGTTTCTAATGTTTTGATCACTATATATGCAAAATGTGGTACCATTGAAGATGCTAAGAGACAGTTTTTTGAAATGCCTGAGAAAAATGAGATTTCTTGGAATGCTATGCTTACTGGTTATTCTCAACATGGTCATGGATTTGAAGCATTAAGCCTTTTTGAGGATATGAAGCAGCTTGGTGTATTGCCAAATCATGTCACCTTCGTGGGAGTCTTATCAGCATGTAGCCATGTTGGTTTGGTTGATGAAGGAATTAGCTATTTTCAATCAATGAGTGAAGTTCATGGTTTGGTGCCAAAACCTGAACATTATGCATGTGTTGTAGATCTTCTTGGGCGGTCTGGTCTTTTAAGCCGTGCAAGGAGATTTGTTGAGGAGATGCCAATTCAACCTGATGCAATGGTGTGGAGGACCCTTCTAAGTGCATGTATTCTTCATAAGAATATTGATATTGGAGAGTTTGCGGCAAGTCATCTTCTGGAACTGGAAGCTGAAGATTCAGCAACCTATGTTTTACTTTCAAATATGTATGCAGTGACTGGGAAATGGGGTTGTAGGGACCGGACACGGCAAATGATGAAAGATAGAGGTGTGAAAAAAGAGCCTGGTCGTAGCTGGATGGAGGTTAATAATTCAATTCATGCATTTTTTGCTGGTGACCAGAAGCACCCTCATGTTGATGAAATATATGAATATCTCAGCTATTTGAATGAAAAGGCAGCTGAAAAGGGCTACATTCCACAGACCAATAGTCTTTTGAATGATGTAGAACGACGTAAGAAAGGCCCAACACAAATTATTCACAGTGAGAAACTGGcaatttcttttggtttgcTTAGTTTGTCTAGCTCTAGTCCTATCCACGTTTTCAAAAACCTTCGTGTTTGTGGTGATTGCCATAATTGGATTAAGTATGTCTCTAAGATTTCAGATCGAGTGATTGTGGTGAGAGATTCCTATCGCTTTCATCATTTTAAGGATGGTATTTGTTCGTGTAAAGACTACTGGTAA